TTTGATTATAACTCAAAACATTATAGACCAGCGTTCTTATAACAATGCTTATCGAGAGATAACATGGGCAGACTGCACTTTAAGGAAATATCTTAATAGTGAGTTTTATGATAAGTTTACAGACATTGAAAAATCAAGAATAATTCAGGTTATAAATAAAAATCTTGACAATCAGTGGTATGGTTCACCAGGCGGAATAGATACGCAAGACTATATATTTTTGTTAAGCATTGAAGAAGTCGCATGCAAATATTTTGGCGATAGCAGTTCAAAATTATATAATCGACCGAAAAATCAGCGATATTGGCTTCAAAGAAAAGATGAAAATAACATCAAACGAATAGCATGGGTAGAGCCGAATCTCGGTAAAGGTGTTTGGTGGTGGTGGCTTAGATCACCCGGTCGCGATAACAAAAAAGCCGCTTATATATTTGGTGATGGCAATATAGGAGTCCAAGGCAACAATATACAAAAAGGCAATAGAATCGATGGTAGATGCACAGGCGGGGTTCGTCCAGCCATGTGGATAAAGTTATAGTCTTTGGAATGTTGCAATTGGTTTAACTATAGTTATATAGAAAAAATTAAAAGGAGAAAAAAGAAATGAGCAACTACGAAAACGCGATGAAAATTTTGGATGAACTTTGCGGCAATGACAAAGAAGAACTTATTGCACTTGCAACAGTTGCTTC
This portion of the Clostridia bacterium genome encodes:
- a CDS encoding DUF6273 domain-containing protein; protein product: LIITQNIIDQRSYNNAYREITWADCTLRKYLNSEFYDKFTDIEKSRIIQVINKNLDNQWYGSPGGIDTQDYIFLLSIEEVACKYFGDSSSKLYNRPKNQRYWLQRKDENNIKRIAWVEPNLGKGVWWWWLRSPGRDNKKAAYIFGDGNIGVQGNNIQKGNRIDGRCTGGVRPAMWIKL